The following are encoded in a window of Thermoproteota archaeon genomic DNA:
- a CDS encoding nitroreductase produces the protein MAEFTKVEEPYTSKDGVRLVWQGIDEDDSDVVILGKDELDSLLEILSKEKTGKVELEDEFSSILVNSDVSQFRLKDERYLEADTKLLREKLLEYMKIPHEVQSIDVKSNEFYPTSEKSSESKKVESKKQSLLSAILGSQEKKISESEYFRIISTRRSTRKFDKSHLVEDWKVDKILAAADTAPSAGNFQGFEVFYIKNKKIKQALVEAANRQPYVDAPIVLVFCMNPSRVKMDFPPETLSKFSLQDATLAAAYAQLAASALELSSIWIGMLDEEKVKKILGTDLQPSSILCIGYPDKRRPPKSRRKLRDLIHVLES, from the coding sequence ATGGCAGAATTTACTAAAGTAGAAGAACCATACACTTCAAAAGATGGTGTAAGACTTGTTTGGCAGGGAATAGATGAGGATGATTCGGATGTAGTTATTTTAGGAAAAGATGAGCTTGATTCATTATTAGAAATTTTATCTAAAGAAAAAACAGGAAAGGTAGAGCTAGAAGATGAATTTAGTTCAATTTTAGTGAATTCAGATGTTTCACAATTCAGATTAAAAGATGAAAGATACTTGGAAGCTGATACAAAACTACTCAGAGAGAAGCTCTTGGAATATATGAAAATTCCACATGAAGTACAAAGTATTGATGTAAAATCAAACGAGTTCTATCCTACATCTGAAAAATCATCTGAATCAAAAAAGGTAGAATCAAAAAAACAATCTCTGCTTAGCGCGATATTGGGGTCACAAGAGAAAAAAATTTCAGAGTCAGAGTATTTCAGAATTATTTCAACAAGACGCTCTACTAGAAAATTTGACAAGTCACATCTGGTAGAAGATTGGAAAGTAGACAAAATACTTGCCGCAGCAGATACTGCCCCAAGTGCAGGAAATTTTCAGGGATTTGAAGTATTTTATATAAAAAATAAAAAAATCAAGCAAGCTCTAGTTGAAGCAGCAAACAGACAACCATATGTCGATGCACCGATTGTACTGGTCTTTTGTATGAATCCATCCAGAGTTAAAATGGACTTTCCTCCAGAGACATTATCAAAGTTTTCGTTACAAGATGCTACATTAGCTGCTGCATATGCACAGCTAGCAGCATCTGCATTAGAATTAAGCTCAATTTGGATTGGGATGTTGGATGAAGAAAAAGTCAAAAAGATACTTGGAACAGATTTACAGCCTTCTTCCATTTTATGTATAGGATATCCTGACAAACGTCGTCCACCAAAATCAAGAAGAAAATTAAGAGATCTAATACATGTTTTAGAGTCTTAA
- a CDS encoding thioredoxin-dependent thiol peroxidase has translation MISEGDTVPSFELLNEEGKKVKSSDFKGKKHVIYFYPKDFTPGCTTEADEFSKEHSKFKKEGIEIIGVSPDDTDSHKKFCEKMKITYTLLADTEKELSKKFGVWGKKQFMGREYMGVNRSTFLVDEKGKIFKVFPKVKPAGHAKEVLECFKN, from the coding sequence ATGATCTCAGAAGGAGACACAGTACCAAGTTTTGAATTACTGAATGAAGAAGGTAAGAAAGTAAAGTCAAGTGATTTTAAAGGTAAAAAACATGTCATCTATTTTTATCCAAAGGATTTCACTCCGGGTTGCACAACAGAAGCTGATGAGTTTTCTAAAGAACATAGTAAATTCAAAAAAGAAGGAATAGAAATTATTGGCGTTAGTCCCGATGATACAGATTCTCACAAGAAATTCTGTGAAAAGATGAAGATAACATACACCTTACTTGCAGATACTGAAAAAGAACTTTCAAAGAAATTTGGGGTTTGGGGGAAAAAGCAATTCATGGGAAGAGAATACATGGGCGTTAATCGCAGTACGTTTCTAGTTGATGAAAAGGGAAAGATCTTCAAAGTTTTTCCCAAAGTAAAACCAGCAGGTCACGCAAAAGAAGTTTTAGAGTGTTTTAAAAATTAA
- a CDS encoding trans-sialidase, translating into MVAKKATTKKDLESKIAELEAKLAKLSSQVQTQTTQTQPKPAETKPAQTQAPPKPQPAASSPRGSLPKGMGQKPAEAPKPAEKASSSNVAAVLETVYQNYPMTNTHDYKTKVPGYAPAPNRYFGRLHAPRGTVQTQSWNMQKSKVPGYTQPSNQYFATRARLAYHPPTKKFEGFGMRVDGVAAEAKVQAAPPKKSAARGSLPKGF; encoded by the coding sequence ATGGTAGCAAAAAAGGCAACGACAAAGAAAGATCTAGAATCAAAGATTGCTGAATTAGAAGCAAAATTAGCAAAACTTTCTAGTCAAGTCCAAACACAGACAACTCAAACACAACCAAAACCAGCTGAAACAAAACCAGCACAGACACAAGCACCACCAAAACCACAACCTGCAGCATCATCTCCTAGAGGTTCATTACCAAAAGGAATGGGACAAAAACCAGCAGAGGCCCCAAAGCCAGCTGAGAAAGCAAGTTCATCCAATGTAGCTGCCGTTTTGGAAACTGTTTATCAAAACTATCCTATGACTAACACCCACGACTACAAAACAAAGGTTCCTGGTTATGCTCCAGCACCAAACAGATACTTTGGCAGATTACATGCTCCAAGAGGAACTGTACAAACTCAGAGCTGGAATATGCAAAAATCCAAAGTTCCTGGTTACACACAACCATCAAACCAATACTTTGCAACAAGAGCAAGATTGGCATATCATCCACCTACAAAGAAATTTGAGGGATTTGGTATGAGGGTAGATGGTGTAGCAGCTGAGGCCAAAGTGCAAGCAGCACCTCCAAAAAAGAGTGCAGCACGCGGCAGCTTACCAAAAGGTTTCTAA
- a CDS encoding response regulator has protein sequence MKKHFFRILIIDDSNAMRYLLRQIIDRNDITPYVEDAPNGIIGIEKFIQFKPDLVILDLRMPDIDGLDVLKKMQELNPSSYVIVISSSTAKIDTQDAMKYGACDYIVKPFDRNEIAFKIIKALREKARNDQMKEYITSLNSTIK, from the coding sequence TTGAAAAAACATTTCTTTAGAATACTGATAATTGATGATAGCAATGCTATGCGGTATCTGTTAAGACAAATCATAGATCGTAATGACATTACACCGTATGTTGAAGATGCTCCAAACGGAATAATTGGAATTGAGAAATTCATCCAATTCAAGCCTGATCTAGTAATATTGGATTTGCGAATGCCTGATATTGATGGATTAGATGTTTTAAAGAAAATGCAAGAACTAAATCCTTCATCGTATGTGATAGTTATCTCTTCATCAACGGCAAAAATAGATACTCAGGATGCAATGAAATACGGAGCCTGTGATTATATCGTCAAACCTTTTGATAGAAACGAAATTGCCTTTAAAATCATTAAAGCACTACGTGAAAAAGCACGTAATGATCAAATGAAAGAATACATCACATCATTAAACAGCACAATCAAGTAA
- a CDS encoding histidine kinase: MNDPDVVPEKLKSPISYKILLLIFAFGIGIYFVINTLGEENSSNLIFVLSVALAAAVSAASLTVSKRYWSTQVFGRSYLALGLGYASYAIAEVIYYTLDIILEVEAYPSVADIFFFMLYPLALIHLILNVKFFVHKFSSKQLLILGIIPIVFVISYGVISFQELEEANFDFYYGIIFIIGASLILSFAVVGATIFKQGLLGVAWLLLVVGILLNAIADVWYYVLEIFGEYFNAHPVTVVWYVSNLMMIYALYKHQKVI, encoded by the coding sequence ATGAATGATCCAGATGTAGTTCCTGAAAAACTAAAGAGCCCCATTAGCTATAAGATACTTTTACTAATTTTTGCATTTGGTATTGGAATTTATTTTGTAATCAATACATTAGGCGAAGAAAATTCCTCTAATCTGATATTTGTATTATCTGTAGCACTGGCAGCAGCTGTTTCTGCAGCTTCACTTACTGTCTCTAAAAGATATTGGAGCACTCAGGTTTTTGGGCGTTCTTATCTTGCTTTAGGATTAGGTTATGCCTCATACGCAATAGCTGAGGTCATCTACTATACTTTGGACATTATTTTAGAAGTTGAAGCATATCCCTCTGTTGCGGATATCTTCTTTTTCATGTTGTATCCTCTAGCTTTGATTCACTTGATTCTTAATGTCAAGTTTTTCGTTCATAAATTCTCATCAAAACAACTGCTCATTCTTGGAATAATTCCAATTGTTTTCGTCATTTCATATGGTGTAATCTCTTTTCAGGAATTGGAAGAGGCAAATTTTGACTTTTACTATGGAATAATATTCATAATTGGTGCATCACTGATTTTATCATTTGCTGTAGTTGGTGCAACTATTTTCAAACAGGGTTTACTTGGAGTTGCCTGGTTATTACTGGTAGTAGGAATCCTGTTAAATGCAATTGCCGATGTATGGTATTATGTTCTTGAAATTTTTGGAGAATATTTCAACGCACATCCTGTTACGGTTGTCTGGTATGTGTCTAATTTGATGATGATTTATGCACTTTACAAACATCAAAAAGTAATCTAG
- a CDS encoding transcriptional regulator, with protein MGGLDRLLAKSLNNTIRNNLGEKTTQKVEERLFQKYGLSLTQSIEEFHKIDAVLREFFGAGADGLESKFMQSLCSAKSKNKTNNWFSITDNHTSQTIMESFGDDDKSAILNVVIEDAKIISDILVDCKIPQTSGYRKINQLIKDGLLVDDGYTITSDGRRVTKYRSLFDNIRINIVKNKITVDVQLSRPDFNDSSVLQVIYG; from the coding sequence ATGGGCGGATTGGATAGATTATTGGCTAAATCTCTGAATAACACTATTAGAAATAATCTAGGTGAAAAAACAACTCAAAAAGTAGAAGAAAGACTATTTCAAAAATATGGTTTATCTCTTACACAGTCCATTGAAGAATTTCACAAAATTGATGCAGTCTTGCGAGAATTTTTTGGAGCAGGAGCTGATGGTTTGGAATCAAAGTTCATGCAGAGTCTTTGCAGTGCAAAATCAAAGAATAAAACAAACAACTGGTTTAGTATAACAGATAATCATACTAGTCAAACTATTATGGAAAGTTTTGGAGATGACGACAAATCTGCAATTCTTAATGTAGTTATTGAAGATGCAAAAATTATTTCTGATATTCTTGTTGATTGTAAAATCCCTCAAACATCTGGCTATCGCAAAATAAATCAATTAATCAAAGATGGATTATTGGTTGATGATGGTTACACAATTACTTCTGATGGAAGAAGAGTCACAAAATATAGATCACTCTTTGATAATATTAGAATAAACATTGTGAAAAATAAAATTACAGTTGATGTTCAACTATCAAGACCTGACTTTAATGATAGCTCTGTATTGCAAGTAATTTACGGATAA
- a CDS encoding HEAT repeat domain-containing protein encodes MTQLALDDHRIREFPLEKRVDVLEQIFKNSDDESLRWDAVWLAGEIPEKVGLKGPLFDKIADIYAWVLKNDDNAVVRHEVCYQIAGRNMRKKIPDLVQAGLYDKSALVRHEAIECLGIIRAFDQMDAMKKALEDPSPYVVETARMVLKRMERYQGKEFVAEDEYVSY; translated from the coding sequence TTGACTCAGTTAGCACTGGATGATCATAGAATTCGAGAGTTTCCACTAGAGAAAAGAGTAGATGTGCTAGAACAGATTTTTAAAAATTCAGATGACGAATCATTACGATGGGATGCAGTATGGCTTGCTGGCGAAATCCCAGAAAAAGTTGGCCTTAAGGGTCCGCTCTTTGACAAAATAGCTGACATTTATGCATGGGTTTTAAAAAATGATGATAATGCAGTAGTTCGTCATGAAGTGTGCTATCAAATTGCAGGAAGAAATATGCGAAAAAAAATTCCCGATCTAGTTCAAGCTGGACTGTATGATAAAAGTGCACTTGTCAGACACGAAGCAATTGAATGTCTTGGAATCATTAGAGCGTTTGATCAGATGGATGCAATGAAAAAAGCATTAGAAGATCCTAGTCCCTATGTTGTAGAGACTGCAAGAATGGTGCTAAAAAGAATGGAAAGATATCAGGGAAAAGAATTCGTTGCAGAAGATGAATACGTATCCTACTAG
- a CDS encoding response regulator — MHFFTILFVSKIVMIVDDDIDLLDGVNEVISSAGYRTVTEVDGKRAPLLFREYGPDLVLTDFRMPGLNGYDSYLEIKKANPNAKVIFMTSFPDDVRLRDAINQGEIICLKKPFSNESLLQVIENKIGH, encoded by the coding sequence ATGCATTTTTTCACTATTTTATTTGTGTCAAAAATAGTAATGATAGTTGATGATGATATAGATTTGTTAGACGGTGTAAATGAAGTGATATCCTCAGCAGGATATAGGACAGTTACTGAAGTTGATGGAAAAAGGGCCCCACTTCTTTTTAGAGAATATGGACCTGATCTTGTTTTGACTGATTTTAGAATGCCTGGGCTAAACGGTTATGACTCTTATTTAGAAATAAAAAAGGCAAACCCAAATGCAAAAGTCATCTTTATGACCTCATTTCCTGATGATGTAAGATTACGTGATGCAATTAATCAAGGAGAAATCATCTGCTTGAAAAAACCATTCTCAAATGAATCTCTTTTACAAGTAATTGAAAATAAAATAGGTCATTAG
- a CDS encoding transcriptional regulator: MVDLFEEAANNFLQLASPQRLEILFKLLQKKTTPTALAKEIGATKQEVHRNFIRLEDHGLIEKGKDGKFSLTMFGQTMCTQVPSLVFFSQNRKYFEDHTFSNLPSKFIMRTGQLASGNHIKGFANTLEIWKSIYKNANEYIYEVLSEVPLDLIEPLVKRVKKGVKFSYIFSESAVVPKGRKELLKKLGFHKLIEKGLVERKMEKNVSTVLVLNEKEACVMFPTINGESDLSEMFYSNDPMFHEWCLDYFRYCWYGSDTFEESKLKEK, translated from the coding sequence ATGGTAGATCTCTTCGAAGAAGCAGCAAACAATTTTTTGCAGCTTGCTAGTCCCCAAAGACTTGAAATTCTCTTCAAACTATTACAAAAGAAGACTACTCCTACTGCTTTAGCAAAGGAGATAGGTGCCACAAAACAAGAAGTCCATAGAAATTTTATTCGATTAGAAGATCATGGATTAATTGAAAAGGGAAAGGACGGAAAGTTTTCCCTAACAATGTTTGGTCAGACAATGTGTACACAGGTTCCATCGTTGGTCTTTTTTTCTCAAAACAGAAAATATTTTGAAGACCATACGTTTAGTAATTTACCATCAAAGTTTATCATGAGAACAGGGCAGCTTGCTTCTGGTAATCATATCAAAGGTTTTGCAAATACACTTGAGATATGGAAGTCAATTTACAAAAACGCAAATGAATACATCTATGAGGTGTTATCAGAAGTTCCACTTGATCTAATAGAGCCTCTAGTAAAACGTGTGAAAAAAGGAGTAAAGTTTTCATATATTTTTTCAGAGTCAGCAGTGGTTCCAAAAGGGCGAAAAGAGTTACTAAAGAAATTAGGTTTTCATAAACTAATTGAAAAAGGATTGGTAGAAAGAAAGATGGAAAAGAATGTCAGTACCGTTTTAGTATTAAATGAAAAAGAAGCTTGTGTGATGTTTCCCACAATAAATGGCGAATCAGATCTATCGGAGATGTTTTACTCAAATGATCCTATGTTTCATGAATGGTGTCTTGATTACTTTAGATATTGCTGGTATGGTTCTGATACCTTTGAAGAAAGTAAATTAAAAGAGAAATAG
- a CDS encoding 4Fe-4S cluster-binding domain-containing protein, translating into MEIMGRGFQQILRESPLYFHIFSKYLGYKLFNKKSPLYGSADIINVCNLHCEHCYWWLNRKENEDLTLDQWKKVIDKKFKKNHVFIVTLVGGEPMMRQDVVKLFVKEFPKRACVVTNGTYPIPFLKDIYFYWISIDGDQKTHDEIRGENAWGKTRKNVLDYVNTNGNKAWKDIWITMTINSKNLHTIKTVINDWKDYSNKIGFQFHTPFMPGDPLWVPFGDERTKAINEIIDMKESTFKDYIINPTSQLELMKSSWGGKGTTPVDCPTWAIISVDHMGREKLPCCIGSAEKKSMKPRCEECGLGCYSVLVGYGMKG; encoded by the coding sequence ATGGAGATAATGGGTAGGGGTTTCCAGCAGATACTTCGGGAAAGCCCATTGTATTTTCATATATTCTCAAAGTATCTGGGATACAAATTATTTAATAAAAAAAGTCCACTATATGGTTCTGCAGATATCATCAATGTTTGTAATCTTCACTGTGAGCATTGTTACTGGTGGCTTAATAGAAAAGAAAACGAAGATCTTACCTTAGATCAATGGAAAAAAGTCATTGATAAAAAATTCAAAAAAAATCATGTGTTCATAGTTACGCTTGTTGGGGGAGAGCCGATGATGAGACAAGATGTAGTAAAATTATTTGTCAAAGAATTTCCAAAACGAGCTTGTGTTGTAACAAACGGAACGTACCCAATTCCTTTTCTAAAGGACATTTACTTTTATTGGATTTCTATTGACGGTGACCAAAAAACACATGATGAAATCAGAGGAGAGAATGCTTGGGGAAAAACACGAAAAAATGTTTTAGATTATGTTAATACTAATGGCAACAAAGCCTGGAAAGACATTTGGATTACAATGACAATTAATTCAAAGAACCTTCATACAATTAAAACTGTGATTAACGACTGGAAAGACTATTCAAATAAAATAGGATTCCAATTTCATACTCCATTTATGCCTGGAGATCCACTCTGGGTGCCATTTGGTGATGAACGAACCAAAGCCATTAATGAAATTATTGATATGAAAGAAAGCACATTCAAAGATTACATCATAAACCCAACTAGTCAGCTTGAATTAATGAAATCCAGTTGGGGTGGGAAAGGAACCACTCCTGTTGATTGTCCAACGTGGGCTATAATTTCGGTAGATCATATGGGTAGAGAAAAACTTCCTTGCTGTATAGGAAGTGCAGAAAAGAAATCAATGAAACCACGATGTGAGGAATGTGGTTTGGGTTGCTATTCTGTCTTAGTTGGATATGGCATGAAGGGATGA
- a CDS encoding DUF1059 domain-containing protein — MVRLSCRDYGFECDYTVEGQNSQVIVEEFGTHSNNEHGIEYSKEALMQIILRKRIYAFHFK, encoded by the coding sequence ATGGTAAGATTAAGCTGCCGTGATTATGGATTCGAATGTGATTATACAGTTGAAGGCCAAAACTCTCAGGTAATAGTAGAAGAGTTTGGAACCCATTCAAATAATGAACATGGTATAGAATATTCTAAGGAAGCCTTGATGCAAATAATATTAAGAAAAAGAATTTATGCATTTCACTTTAAGTAA
- a CDS encoding menaquinone biosynthesis decarboxylase, with the protein MPIEDVSEFIEKLEKAGELKRVKTEVDADLEIAEILRRVMYSEGPAVLFENVKNYDMPVLGNAFGSMKRLEIGLETNDFTEIGQRIVDLTKMDIPSGLFNKIKKLPELSKMSDSFPQLEKSGPVTEVIDESPSFDKIPILKTWIKDAGKFITLGLIATKHPETGIRNLGVYRMQIVDSTHALMHWQKHKRGAQHHEISKEKGSKIEAAIIIGGEPATVFSAVAPVPEGLDKYLFAGIARKKGIKMVKCKTIDLEVPANAEMVLEGYVDSADIRDEGPFGDHTGYYTPQEPYPTFTLTGIMRRKKPIYLTTIVGKPILEDAYIGKVIERSFLPLIRMFQPEVVDFAMPAAGWFQGFAIVSIKKRYPGQAKKVMMGLWGLGQLALTKIFVVVDDDVNVHDINDVIWAITTRADAARDTVIINNTPTDTLDPASPLVNLGSKLGIDATQKTKEEGYQREIQEQVKVDEKTKDLVDAKWSQYGL; encoded by the coding sequence GTGCCAATCGAGGACGTTTCAGAATTTATTGAAAAGTTAGAAAAAGCTGGAGAGCTAAAAAGAGTAAAGACAGAAGTTGATGCAGATTTAGAGATTGCTGAAATTCTTCGTAGAGTTATGTATTCAGAGGGCCCTGCAGTGTTATTTGAGAATGTAAAAAATTATGATATGCCAGTTTTAGGAAATGCATTTGGTTCAATGAAGAGATTAGAGATTGGATTAGAGACAAACGACTTTACAGAAATAGGACAAAGAATTGTAGATCTTACAAAGATGGATATTCCATCAGGTCTTTTCAATAAAATAAAAAAACTTCCAGAGTTATCCAAGATGAGTGACTCGTTCCCACAATTAGAAAAAAGTGGTCCTGTAACTGAAGTAATTGATGAATCACCTTCATTTGATAAGATTCCAATTTTAAAAACATGGATTAAAGATGCAGGAAAATTCATCACGCTTGGATTAATTGCAACAAAACATCCTGAAACGGGTATTAGAAATCTTGGAGTATACAGAATGCAAATTGTAGATAGCACTCATGCACTAATGCACTGGCAAAAACACAAACGCGGTGCACAACACCATGAGATTTCTAAAGAGAAGGGAAGTAAAATCGAAGCTGCAATAATTATTGGTGGTGAGCCTGCAACAGTTTTTTCAGCAGTAGCACCAGTACCAGAAGGATTAGACAAGTATCTCTTTGCAGGAATTGCACGAAAGAAAGGAATCAAGATGGTAAAATGCAAAACAATTGATTTGGAAGTTCCTGCTAATGCAGAGATGGTTCTGGAAGGATATGTTGATTCAGCAGACATAAGAGATGAAGGGCCATTTGGGGATCATACAGGATACTATACTCCTCAGGAGCCATATCCAACATTTACATTAACAGGAATTATGAGAAGGAAAAAACCAATTTACCTTACCACAATTGTAGGAAAACCCATTCTTGAAGACGCATATATTGGAAAAGTGATTGAGCGTTCATTTTTGCCATTGATTCGAATGTTTCAACCAGAAGTAGTTGATTTTGCAATGCCAGCTGCAGGATGGTTTCAAGGATTTGCAATTGTTTCAATAAAAAAGAGATATCCAGGTCAAGCAAAGAAAGTGATGATGGGACTATGGGGACTTGGCCAATTGGCATTGACAAAAATTTTTGTTGTTGTGGATGATGATGTAAATGTTCATGACATTAATGATGTCATATGGGCCATCACAACAAGAGCTGATGCAGCTAGGGATACCGTAATTATCAATAACACTCCAACGGATACATTAGATCCTGCATCACCATTAGTCAATCTAGGTTCAAAACTAGGAATTGATGCAACCCAAAAGACCAAAGAAGAAGGATATCAAAGAGAAATTCAAGAGCAAGTTAAGGTAGACGAGAAAACAAAAGACCTAGTTGATGCAAAATGGTCTCAGTATGGACTCTAG
- a CDS encoding response regulator: MGFDKVSSIVIDDDVDTVSVFADYLKLKQINVLGCGYNGKEAVQLFQKHKPDVVFLDHRMPEYDGLYALYNIRQIDPDAKIIMITADNTVDLNPKILELQPSAIIHKPFNIDKILQTVERVLDEKTISKENGN; encoded by the coding sequence TTGGGATTTGATAAAGTTTCTTCAATAGTCATCGATGATGATGTAGATACCGTATCTGTATTTGCAGATTATCTAAAATTAAAGCAGATTAATGTCCTGGGCTGCGGATATAATGGAAAGGAAGCTGTCCAGTTATTTCAAAAACACAAACCAGATGTAGTATTCTTAGATCATAGAATGCCAGAATACGATGGATTGTATGCATTATACAACATTAGGCAAATTGATCCAGATGCAAAAATCATTATGATTACTGCAGACAATACAGTAGACCTTAATCCGAAAATTTTAGAATTACAACCATCAGCAATAATTCACAAACCATTCAACATAGACAAAATTCTGCAAACAGTAGAAAGAGTTCTAGATGAAAAAACCATATCAAAGGAGAATGGAAATTGA
- a CDS encoding class I SAM-dependent methyltransferase: MQLSTGGDMLNFGFWDESTVSPIDAQEKLCTKFAEFSHLKSAENILDVGSGLSAPAFFWAEKYPHLSITSVNINNSQLVSAKNKLSLNSRFDVRFINSTATSLPFADDSMDRILAFESAQHFKPLDFFISECKRILKSDGILSFAIPILGKDFSQPLLKLGILSMTWSSEHYSKNHILSTVSKNNFEILEEKLIGSNVYPPLADYYSKNRESIQKKILKNYSPSVEKILWRSIKKMRETSEKNIIDYLLLSCKKI, encoded by the coding sequence ATGCAATTATCCACAGGTGGAGATATGCTAAATTTTGGATTTTGGGACGAATCTACTGTTTCTCCAATAGATGCACAAGAAAAACTTTGTACTAAATTTGCAGAATTCTCACACCTAAAATCAGCTGAAAATATCTTGGATGTTGGAAGTGGCTTGTCAGCTCCAGCATTTTTTTGGGCAGAAAAATACCCTCATCTTAGTATCACCAGTGTGAATATTAATAATTCTCAACTAGTATCTGCAAAAAACAAACTATCACTGAATTCTCGATTTGATGTACGATTCATAAATTCCACTGCTACTTCATTGCCATTTGCAGATGACTCCATGGATAGAATATTAGCTTTTGAATCTGCCCAACATTTCAAACCCCTGGATTTTTTTATCTCAGAATGCAAAAGAATTCTAAAGAGTGATGGAATCTTATCCTTTGCAATCCCAATACTTGGAAAAGATTTTTCACAACCGCTTTTAAAACTTGGAATCTTATCGATGACTTGGTCTTCTGAACATTATAGCAAAAACCATATCCTGTCTACAGTATCCAAAAACAATTTTGAAATTCTTGAAGAGAAACTCATCGGCTCAAATGTATATCCTCCATTGGCAGACTATTATTCAAAAAATAGGGAATCAATCCAAAAAAAGATCCTGAAAAACTATTCTCCCTCTGTGGAAAAAATCCTTTGGAGATCAATTAAGAAGATGCGAGAAACATCAGAAAAAAATATCATTGACTATCTTTTACTTTCCTGCAAAAAAATCTAG
- a CDS encoding aquaporin: protein MVNPRAWLAEGVATYGLVFFGPLSVILAVAAFGQELSTETVFFISLGHGGAIALMVYAFGHVSGAHINPAVTIPMIITKKIGIADGIGYIVLQIIGAVAAAATLKAILPELGAVVNFGTQGGPSDLINGSINSAFALEAIFTFFLVTVIFMTAVHKKASPGWHGFSIGGMVFLLHIVGVPLTGASMNPARTFGPALISGAWEFQWLYWAAPIVGGIIAGLIMNYIFVKKAEQES from the coding sequence ATGGTTAATCCACGGGCATGGCTAGCAGAAGGCGTAGCAACGTACGGTCTAGTCTTCTTTGGTCCGTTATCTGTAATTTTAGCAGTAGCTGCCTTTGGACAAGAACTTTCAACTGAAACTGTCTTTTTCATTTCACTTGGACACGGTGGAGCAATCGCATTAATGGTTTATGCATTTGGACATGTATCTGGTGCTCACATTAATCCTGCAGTTACAATTCCGATGATAATTACTAAAAAAATTGGCATTGCAGACGGTATTGGATACATCGTTCTTCAAATAATTGGTGCAGTAGCTGCAGCAGCTACGCTAAAGGCAATTCTTCCTGAATTAGGTGCAGTTGTTAACTTTGGAACACAAGGTGGACCAAGCGACCTGATTAATGGAAGTATAAATTCCGCATTTGCACTTGAAGCAATCTTCACTTTCTTCTTGGTAACTGTAATCTTTATGACTGCAGTACACAAAAAAGCATCCCCCGGATGGCATGGATTCTCAATTGGTGGAATGGTGTTTTTGTTACACATCGTAGGCGTACCATTAACTGGAGCATCAATGAACCCAGCACGAACATTTGGTCCTGCATTGATTTCTGGCGCATGGGAGTTCCAATGGTTATATTGGGCAGCTCCAATCGTAGGTGGAATTATTGCTGGCCTGATAATGAACTATATCTTTGTCAAAAAAGCAGAGCAAGAATCTTAG